From Nitratidesulfovibrio vulgaris str. Hildenborough, a single genomic window includes:
- the tmk gene encoding dTMP kinase, with protein sequence MFITFEGIEGSGKSTALQGLAAWLQQRGHGVAVTREPGGSRLGRTLRSILLDLGNTDITPEAELFLYLADRAQHVAQVVRPALDEGMVVLSDRYADSTVVYQGYGRGLDPMMLRQFNDVAVGGLWPDLTILLDLEPEAGLNRALARNIREGMHAAEGRFEAESLAFHTRVREGYLTWAALHGGRYRVVDATQSPEDVVRDVVGIVAAALGDVSSGEAVSGRTGA encoded by the coding sequence GTGTTCATTACTTTCGAAGGCATAGAGGGCAGCGGCAAGAGTACGGCCCTGCAGGGGCTGGCGGCATGGTTGCAGCAGCGCGGGCATGGCGTGGCCGTGACGCGTGAACCCGGCGGCAGCCGCCTCGGTCGTACCCTGCGTTCCATATTGCTCGACCTCGGCAATACCGACATCACCCCCGAGGCTGAGCTTTTCCTCTACCTTGCGGACAGGGCGCAGCATGTGGCGCAGGTGGTGCGGCCCGCACTTGATGAGGGTATGGTGGTGCTCAGCGACAGGTATGCCGACTCCACCGTGGTCTATCAGGGCTACGGGCGCGGGCTGGACCCCATGATGCTGCGCCAGTTCAACGACGTGGCCGTGGGCGGGTTGTGGCCCGACCTCACCATCCTTCTCGACCTCGAACCTGAGGCCGGATTGAACCGGGCGCTTGCCCGCAACATCCGTGAGGGGATGCACGCCGCCGAAGGAAGGTTCGAGGCCGAGAGTCTTGCCTTCCATACCCGGGTGCGCGAAGGCTATCTCACATGGGCGGCCCTGCATGGCGGGCGTTACCGTGTGGTCGATGCCACACAGTCGCCCGAAGACGTGGTGCGCGATGTCGTCGGCATCGTGGCGGCGGCGTTGGGCGACGTTTCGTCCGGCGAAGCCGTCTCGGGCCGGACGGGGGCATGA
- a CDS encoding lactate utilization protein, whose product MSTPIDTYWRLRLTEVAESLRANNFAVSLVDSCEEAGRVFLDDLLPASGASSVSFGGSMTLVKCGVPEALRQRADLQLLDTFDKNLSAAEMYERRRQSLLVDMFLTGTNAVTMDGKLINLDMIGNRVGAINFGPRNVVLFVGRNKVVDTVEDGMRRIKEYASPVNAIRLDKKTPCKKTAQCMDCKSPDRICNVWTITEKCFPSGRVHVILINEDAGY is encoded by the coding sequence ATGAGCACACCCATCGATACCTACTGGCGTTTGCGCCTCACCGAAGTGGCCGAATCGCTTCGCGCCAACAATTTCGCCGTCTCCCTCGTCGACAGTTGCGAAGAGGCGGGGCGCGTGTTCCTTGACGACCTGCTGCCAGCCTCCGGTGCGTCGTCCGTCTCGTTCGGTGGTTCCATGACGCTGGTGAAGTGCGGGGTGCCCGAAGCCCTGCGCCAGCGTGCCGACCTGCAACTGCTCGACACCTTCGACAAGAACCTTTCCGCTGCCGAGATGTACGAACGCAGACGGCAGTCGCTGCTGGTCGACATGTTCCTCACCGGCACCAATGCCGTGACCATGGACGGAAAGCTCATCAATCTCGACATGATCGGCAACCGCGTGGGTGCCATCAACTTCGGGCCGCGCAACGTGGTGCTCTTCGTGGGGCGCAACAAGGTGGTGGATACGGTCGAGGACGGCATGCGCCGCATCAAGGAGTATGCCTCGCCCGTCAACGCCATCCGTCTCGACAAGAAGACGCCGTGCAAGAAGACGGCCCAGTGTATGGACTGCAAGAGCCCCGACCGTATCTGCAACGTGTGGACGATCACCGAGAAATGCTTCCCGTCGGGGAGGGTGCACGTCATCCTCATCAACGAGGACGCCGGCTACTGA
- a CDS encoding 3'-5' exoribonuclease YhaM family protein has product MEKRQSIKDIEANGDVRGLFLLGAATLNQARNGPFWRLELRDATGTMEAKIWSPQSQAYPDLAPGQIVDLEGRSGTYRDRVEVTVERLRTLGEAEQASLDISQFLPASERPAAEMLEELERLCREVFTHAPWRKFVLGVLRDDDVRPRLLVAPAAKAVHHAFVGGLVEHILSVTRLCLHLAEHYPELDRQALVAGAIFHDIGKVWELTGGLANDYSDEGRLLGHIHIGLERIEPHLRKSGLEPELVMHFKHLILSHHGELEYGSPKRPKTAEAMVLHYADNIDAKMAQMRGLFANMGEGETGWSPYQNTLQRFLYRPARTPEPVATTRRRRGTPEVEQCSLLSKA; this is encoded by the coding sequence ATGGAAAAAAGACAATCCATCAAAGATATAGAAGCCAACGGTGATGTCCGCGGGCTCTTCCTGCTTGGGGCGGCGACGCTCAATCAGGCCCGCAACGGCCCTTTCTGGCGTCTTGAACTGCGCGATGCCACGGGCACCATGGAGGCCAAGATATGGAGCCCGCAGAGTCAGGCCTACCCCGACCTTGCGCCGGGGCAGATTGTCGACCTCGAAGGGCGTTCAGGCACCTACCGCGACAGGGTGGAGGTGACCGTGGAAAGACTGCGTACACTGGGTGAGGCTGAACAGGCCTCGCTGGACATCTCGCAGTTCCTGCCTGCCAGCGAGCGCCCCGCCGCCGAGATGCTCGAAGAGCTTGAAAGGCTGTGCCGCGAAGTGTTCACCCATGCCCCGTGGCGCAAGTTCGTGCTGGGTGTGCTGCGTGACGATGACGTCCGCCCCCGCCTGCTGGTGGCCCCGGCTGCCAAGGCGGTGCACCATGCCTTCGTGGGTGGTCTCGTGGAGCATATCCTCTCCGTCACCCGGCTGTGCCTGCATCTGGCAGAGCACTATCCCGAACTCGACAGGCAGGCGCTTGTGGCGGGTGCCATCTTCCACGACATCGGCAAGGTGTGGGAACTGACCGGTGGCCTCGCCAACGACTACTCCGACGAGGGGCGTCTGCTGGGGCACATCCACATCGGGCTTGAGCGCATCGAACCGCACCTGCGCAAGTCGGGTCTCGAACCCGAACTGGTCATGCATTTCAAGCACCTCATACTCAGCCATCATGGTGAACTGGAGTACGGTTCGCCGAAGCGCCCCAAGACGGCGGAAGCCATGGTGCTGCACTACGCCGACAACATCGATGCCAAGATGGCCCAGATGCGCGGACTCTTCGCCAACATGGGCGAGGGCGAGACGGGCTGGTCGCCGTATCAGAACACGTTGCAGCGTTTTCTCTATCGTCCGGCACGTACGCCGGAACCCGTGGCGACGACCCGTCGCCGCCGGGGCACACCCGAGGTGGAACAGTGTTCATTACTTTCGAAGGCATAG
- the surE gene encoding 5'/3'-nucleotidase SurE, translating into MRIALTNDDGIQAPGLRAIYKALIEAGHTVDVVAPVTEQSAVGHAVTIAMPLRVKVFHENGFRGHGVYGTPTDCMKLGLSSLLEHKPELVVSGINAGANVGPDILYSGTVSAATEAAHMGYRAVALSYDSFRPEDISAHARHAAALLPHIEWAGLPERCVVNINYPAVPVESIKGVRVCPQTRAVWHDWYEHRTDPRGGSYWWLNGVIPPETVAPGTDRALLTEGYITVTPLRFDFTDSETLTRLASLEE; encoded by the coding sequence ATGCGTATAGCACTCACCAACGACGACGGCATACAGGCCCCGGGCCTGCGGGCCATCTACAAGGCACTCATCGAGGCCGGGCACACCGTGGACGTGGTGGCACCCGTCACCGAACAGTCGGCAGTGGGCCACGCCGTCACCATCGCCATGCCCCTGCGCGTGAAGGTCTTCCACGAGAACGGCTTCCGCGGGCACGGCGTGTACGGCACCCCCACCGACTGCATGAAACTGGGGCTTTCGTCGCTGCTGGAACACAAGCCTGAACTCGTGGTCAGCGGCATCAACGCCGGGGCCAACGTCGGCCCCGACATCCTGTACTCCGGGACGGTTTCAGCCGCAACAGAGGCCGCCCACATGGGCTACCGCGCCGTGGCCCTCTCCTACGACTCGTTCAGGCCGGAGGACATCTCGGCCCACGCCCGCCATGCTGCCGCACTGCTGCCGCACATCGAGTGGGCGGGGCTTCCGGAACGGTGCGTGGTCAACATCAACTACCCCGCCGTGCCCGTCGAGAGCATCAAGGGCGTGCGCGTATGCCCGCAGACCCGCGCCGTGTGGCACGACTGGTACGAGCACAGGACAGACCCCCGCGGCGGTTCATACTGGTGGCTGAACGGCGTCATCCCGCCGGAGACCGTGGCACCCGGCACCGACAGGGCGCTGCTTACCGAAGGCTACATCACCGTCACGCCGCTTCGCTTCGACTTCACCGACAGCGAGACCCTGACCAGACTCGCCTCGCTCGAAGAGTAG
- a CDS encoding L-serine ammonia-lyase, which translates to MQPLVPCSAIAISLFDLFEAGPGPSSSHTIGPMKAGYDFAQRCATLPDDILCRAAGVRVRLFGSLSATGYGHGTDMAVLAGLAGQLPASCPPEYLVRPEGAGEERPATDTTLADGRYASLLGCEGVVPVPVAGQGQGHSASGAVVRYMMLRDGLRLPLTSACVVHDAVQHEHPFSNTLVLELLGDTGASLFSYTYYSVGGGFIQWEGWQPEERGAPVHPYCTMRQLRECMDDTGLALHEIILENEMAVTGASRASIVARLDTIIGLMEASVERGLATTGRLPGTLGVFRKASTLMARAGKLPHAVDAFLCRLNAYAFAVSEENASGGVIVTAPTCGAAGVMPAVLYAMRNDFSIGDRAVREGVLASAAVGFLAKQNAGIAGAEVGCQGEVGVASAMAAAMLAHARGNAVRVVENAAEIALEHHLGLTCDPVGGYVQIPCIERNAVGAVKAYNACLVATCEDPKHHRVTLDNVIRAMAEIGHDMNAKFKETSAGGLAVSVVEC; encoded by the coding sequence ATGCAGCCTCTCGTCCCATGTTCCGCCATCGCCATATCGCTTTTCGACCTGTTCGAGGCCGGACCCGGCCCCTCCAGTTCACATACCATCGGTCCCATGAAGGCGGGTTACGACTTCGCGCAGCGGTGCGCCACCCTGCCGGACGACATCCTGTGCCGTGCCGCAGGGGTGCGTGTGCGCCTTTTCGGTTCGCTGAGCGCCACGGGCTATGGTCATGGAACCGATATGGCTGTTCTGGCAGGGCTTGCGGGGCAGCTTCCTGCGTCGTGCCCGCCGGAGTACCTTGTGCGGCCCGAAGGCGCGGGAGAGGAACGCCCTGCCACCGACACGACCTTGGCGGATGGTCGCTACGCCAGCCTTCTGGGGTGCGAGGGGGTCGTCCCCGTCCCCGTCGCAGGGCAAGGGCAGGGGCACTCCGCATCCGGTGCCGTGGTGCGGTACATGATGCTTCGTGACGGGCTGCGGTTGCCGCTCACTTCGGCCTGTGTCGTGCACGACGCCGTGCAGCATGAGCATCCGTTCAGCAATACGCTTGTGCTGGAGTTGCTTGGTGATACAGGGGCGTCGCTCTTCTCGTATACCTACTATTCCGTCGGGGGCGGCTTCATCCAGTGGGAGGGCTGGCAGCCCGAAGAACGCGGTGCGCCTGTCCATCCGTACTGCACCATGCGCCAGTTGCGCGAATGCATGGACGACACGGGGCTGGCCCTGCATGAGATCATCCTCGAGAACGAGATGGCGGTGACGGGGGCCTCGCGCGCATCCATCGTGGCGCGGCTGGACACCATCATAGGCCTCATGGAGGCGAGTGTGGAGCGCGGACTGGCGACGACAGGACGCCTGCCGGGTACGCTGGGCGTGTTTCGCAAGGCCAGTACATTGATGGCGCGTGCCGGAAAGCTGCCGCATGCCGTTGATGCCTTCCTGTGCCGACTCAACGCCTATGCCTTCGCCGTGTCGGAGGAGAATGCCTCCGGCGGGGTCATCGTCACCGCGCCTACCTGCGGGGCTGCGGGGGTGATGCCTGCCGTGCTGTACGCCATGCGTAACGATTTCAGCATCGGTGACAGGGCCGTGCGCGAAGGCGTGCTGGCGTCGGCGGCTGTGGGCTTTCTCGCCAAGCAGAATGCGGGCATCGCGGGCGCGGAGGTGGGTTGTCAGGGCGAGGTGGGGGTGGCTTCGGCCATGGCTGCCGCCATGCTGGCACACGCTAGAGGCAACGCCGTGCGCGTGGTGGAGAATGCCGCTGAAATCGCGCTGGAACACCACCTTGGCCTCACCTGCGACCCCGTGGGCGGCTACGTGCAGATACCGTGCATCGAACGCAACGCCGTGGGCGCGGTGAAAGCCTACAACGCCTGCCTTGTGGCTACCTGCGAAGACCCCAAGCACCACCGCGTGACGCTGGATAACGTCATCCGCGCCATGGCCGAGATAGGCCACGACATGAACGCCAAGTTCAAGGAGACCTCAGCGGGTGGACTTGCGGTGAGTGTGGTTGAATGTTGA
- the fba gene encoding class II fructose-1,6-bisphosphate aldolase, giving the protein MPLTGPREMFARAYREGHAVGAFNVNNMEIIQGIMQAGAEERAPLILQVSAGARKYAGQNYIIKLIEAALLDTDLPVVLHLDHGQDFDICKSCIDGGFTSVMIDGSHLSYEENIAVTRRVVEYAHDKGVWVEAELGQLAGVEDEVSAEHSVYTDPDQAVEFVQRTGCDSLAIAIGTSHGAYKFTGDAKLDFARLETITKMLPDYPLVLHGASSVPQEFVEMANAYGGKVGGARGVPEDLLRKAATFGVCKINIDTDIRLAMTATIRKHFIENPGDFDPRAYLKPAREAVKNMVQHKIRNVLGCSNKI; this is encoded by the coding sequence ATGCCGCTGACCGGTCCCAGAGAGATGTTCGCACGGGCCTACCGTGAAGGCCACGCCGTTGGCGCCTTCAACGTGAACAACATGGAAATCATACAGGGCATCATGCAGGCGGGTGCCGAAGAACGCGCCCCGCTCATCCTTCAGGTATCGGCGGGCGCGCGCAAGTATGCGGGCCAGAATTACATCATCAAGCTCATCGAAGCCGCCCTGCTTGACACCGACCTGCCGGTGGTGCTGCACCTCGACCACGGTCAGGACTTCGACATCTGCAAGTCGTGCATCGACGGCGGCTTCACCTCCGTCATGATCGACGGTTCGCACCTGTCCTACGAGGAGAACATCGCCGTCACCCGCCGCGTGGTCGAATACGCCCACGACAAGGGCGTGTGGGTCGAGGCCGAACTGGGCCAGCTGGCGGGCGTCGAGGACGAGGTCTCTGCCGAACACTCGGTCTACACCGACCCCGACCAGGCCGTCGAATTCGTGCAGCGCACCGGGTGCGACTCGCTCGCCATCGCCATCGGCACCAGCCACGGCGCCTACAAGTTCACCGGCGACGCCAAGCTCGACTTCGCCCGCCTCGAGACCATCACCAAGATGCTGCCCGACTACCCGCTGGTGCTGCATGGCGCGTCCAGCGTGCCGCAGGAGTTCGTCGAGATGGCCAACGCCTACGGCGGCAAGGTGGGCGGTGCGCGTGGCGTGCCCGAAGACCTGCTGCGCAAGGCTGCCACCTTCGGCGTGTGCAAGATCAACATCGACACCGACATCCGCCTTGCGATGACCGCCACCATCCGCAAGCACTTCATCGAGAATCCCGGCGACTTCGACCCGCGCGCCTATCTCAAGCCCGCTCGTGAAGCCGTCAAGAACATGGTCCAGCACAAGATTCGCAACGTGCTGGGTTGCTCCAACAAGATCTAA
- a CDS encoding hemolysin family protein, whose translation MSTSFVGEGFAILLLILLNGFFALAEMSLVTSRKPRLEAEAARGNRGAAVALRLLETPDSLFSTVQIGITLIGILTGAFGGASVAAHLTHVLADMPAVAPYAASLAFGVVIIVTTYLTLIFGELVPKKMAFASPERFACAVAPVMLVFMRLSMPAVWLLSLSSRAASTILRIREDGPSVTDEDIRGMLAEGVRSGVVLDAERTMSERVMRLGDRSVTSIMTHRTRVAWLDSEAPQEDIIERLAASTYSRFPVCDGDLDNVLGVIKAREYLAACAEGADVTLKNFMRQPVFIPETARALDLLEAFRTTPHVHFAMVVGEYGEVQGIVTLNDVLEAIVGDIPSPDEADEPEAVRRADGSWLLDGMMHIDDMADVTGLRLPDEKHGDFETLAGLLLQHLGKLPAIGDTLRLGPLHFEIVDMDGRRIDRVLLSTAATVKDEYAPGTDTAAQKSATDAAPSKGGSNPAA comes from the coding sequence ATGTCCACATCCTTCGTCGGAGAAGGCTTCGCCATCCTGTTGCTCATTCTGCTCAACGGTTTCTTCGCCCTTGCCGAGATGTCGCTGGTCACTTCACGCAAACCGCGCCTCGAAGCGGAAGCCGCACGCGGCAACAGGGGGGCCGCAGTGGCCCTGCGGCTTCTTGAAACGCCCGACAGCCTCTTCTCCACGGTACAGATAGGTATCACCCTCATCGGCATTCTCACAGGTGCCTTCGGCGGCGCGTCTGTGGCGGCGCACCTGACCCACGTGCTGGCGGACATGCCTGCCGTGGCCCCCTACGCGGCATCTCTGGCTTTCGGGGTGGTCATCATCGTCACCACCTACCTGACGCTCATCTTCGGTGAACTCGTGCCCAAGAAGATGGCCTTCGCCTCTCCTGAACGTTTCGCGTGCGCCGTCGCCCCCGTCATGCTGGTGTTCATGCGGCTTTCCATGCCCGCGGTGTGGCTGCTCAGTCTCTCGTCGCGTGCGGCCTCCACCATACTTCGTATCCGCGAGGACGGGCCTTCCGTCACCGATGAGGATATACGGGGGATGCTCGCCGAAGGTGTGCGTTCCGGCGTGGTACTCGACGCGGAACGCACCATGTCCGAACGCGTCATGCGCCTTGGCGACCGTAGCGTGACGTCCATCATGACGCACCGCACCCGCGTGGCGTGGCTCGACAGCGAAGCGCCGCAAGAGGACATCATCGAACGTCTTGCCGCCTCGACCTACTCGCGCTTTCCGGTGTGCGACGGCGACCTCGACAACGTCCTCGGGGTCATCAAGGCGCGCGAATACCTCGCCGCCTGCGCGGAAGGGGCCGACGTGACGCTCAAGAACTTCATGCGCCAACCCGTCTTCATTCCTGAAACGGCCCGTGCGCTCGACCTGCTTGAAGCCTTCCGCACCACCCCGCATGTCCACTTCGCCATGGTAGTGGGCGAATACGGCGAGGTGCAGGGCATCGTCACCCTCAACGACGTGCTCGAAGCCATCGTGGGCGACATCCCGAGCCCCGACGAGGCCGATGAGCCCGAAGCCGTCCGCCGCGCCGATGGTTCATGGTTGCTGGATGGCATGATGCACATCGATGACATGGCCGATGTGACGGGTCTGCGCCTGCCCGACGAAAAGCATGGAGACTTCGAGACGCTGGCAGGTCTTCTGCTGCAACACCTCGGCAAGCTGCCCGCCATCGGCGACACGTTGCGTCTGGGGCCCCTGCATTTCGAAATCGTCGACATGGACGGACGACGCATCGACCGCGTGCTGCTCAGCACCGCTGCTACCGTGAAGGATGAATACGCACCCGGCACCGATACCGCAGCGCAGAAGTCCGCCACCGATGCAGCCCCCTCGAAAGGCGGCAGCAATCCCGCCGCATGA
- the gap gene encoding type I glyceraldehyde-3-phosphate dehydrogenase, with amino-acid sequence MSLNLGINGFGRIGRYLVRLLAEDNELSIAAINARADNASLAHLFKYDSCHGRFNGEVGHDADGLIVNGRHIAVTREKINEWRWGELGIDLAVETSGTVKDRAGLAQHIARGAKKCVISAPGKDADVTIVMGVNHGDYDPAKHDVISAASCTTNCLAPAAKVVHETFGIRHGIMTTVHSYTMSQRILDGSHKDLRRGRAAALSMIPTTTGAAKATALVYPALAGKLDGMAVRVPTPNVSLVDLTCELERETTVEEVNAALKAAAAGPMLGNMGFCEEPLVSIDFMGSTFGGVVDAQCTSVIDKTMLKLIIWYDNEAGFTNQLVRLLRMVGKSL; translated from the coding sequence ATGTCCCTCAATCTCGGCATCAACGGCTTCGGTCGCATCGGTCGCTACCTTGTCCGTCTTCTGGCCGAAGACAACGAACTGTCGATAGCGGCCATCAACGCCCGCGCCGATAACGCTTCGCTCGCCCATCTCTTCAAGTACGACTCGTGCCACGGCCGTTTCAACGGCGAGGTGGGGCATGATGCCGACGGTCTCATCGTCAACGGCCGCCATATCGCGGTCACCCGCGAGAAGATCAACGAATGGCGCTGGGGCGAACTGGGCATCGACCTCGCCGTGGAGACCTCCGGCACGGTGAAAGACCGCGCAGGGCTGGCGCAGCACATCGCGCGCGGTGCCAAGAAGTGCGTGATCAGCGCCCCCGGCAAGGATGCCGACGTGACCATCGTCATGGGCGTCAACCACGGCGACTACGACCCGGCGAAGCACGACGTCATCTCTGCGGCCTCTTGCACCACCAACTGCCTTGCCCCCGCCGCCAAGGTCGTTCACGAGACCTTCGGCATCAGGCACGGCATCATGACCACGGTGCACTCGTACACCATGAGCCAGCGCATCCTCGACGGTTCGCACAAGGACCTGCGCCGTGGACGCGCCGCCGCCCTGTCGATGATTCCCACCACCACCGGTGCCGCCAAGGCCACCGCGCTGGTGTACCCCGCGCTGGCGGGCAAACTCGATGGCATGGCCGTGCGTGTGCCCACCCCCAACGTCTCGCTGGTTGACCTCACCTGCGAACTTGAGCGCGAGACCACGGTCGAAGAGGTCAACGCCGCACTCAAGGCCGCCGCTGCCGGGCCGATGCTTGGCAACATGGGCTTCTGTGAAGAACCGCTGGTCTCCATCGACTTCATGGGCAGCACCTTCGGCGGCGTGGTCGACGCCCAGTGCACCTCCGTCATCGACAAGACCATGCTCAAGCTCATCATCTGGTACGACAACGAAGCGGGCTTCACCAACCAGCTGGTGCGCCTGCTGCGTATGGTGGGCAAAAGCCTGTAG
- a CDS encoding chloramphenicol acetyltransferase yields MVPFVDVDSWSRREHFAFFQGRRNPCLSVTSRLNARRVVEYRANCKTNRLSSLLYRAVMKAVNGIPEFKMRIIDLRPVEFEYVDAAFTYVPKSSEHKLHSNCIAAWDEDAKRFMDNVENAMRLSEVNPTLCPDGGASQQLVYLTMLRDFDFTSITNPWGDPWVDTVPRIAMGMISKDSHEFSVSVEALHSFVDGRHVAAFLQAFQHEMDDVLMWAA; encoded by the coding sequence ATGGTACCTTTTGTGGATGTCGATTCATGGAGCAGGCGCGAGCATTTCGCATTCTTTCAAGGCAGAAGAAATCCGTGTCTGTCTGTGACCTCAAGGTTGAATGCCCGTCGTGTCGTCGAATATAGAGCAAACTGCAAGACGAACAGATTGAGTTCTCTCCTCTATAGAGCCGTGATGAAGGCTGTGAATGGCATACCTGAATTCAAAATGCGAATCATCGATCTGCGGCCTGTTGAGTTCGAGTATGTTGATGCTGCGTTCACATATGTTCCAAAGTCCAGTGAGCACAAGCTCCATTCCAACTGTATAGCCGCATGGGATGAAGACGCAAAGCGATTCATGGATAATGTCGAGAATGCGATGCGTCTTTCTGAAGTAAATCCGACGTTGTGTCCTGATGGTGGGGCATCACAGCAACTCGTGTATCTGACAATGCTCAGGGATTTTGATTTTACGTCAATAACCAACCCGTGGGGTGACCCGTGGGTTGATACAGTTCCTCGCATCGCTATGGGCATGATCTCCAAGGACTCACATGAGTTCTCCGTCTCTGTAGAGGCCCTGCATAGCTTCGTAGATGGTCGACATGTAGCTGCTTTTCTACAGGCATTCCAGCATGAGATGGATGACGTCTTGATGTGGGCGGCTTGA
- a CDS encoding histone deacetylase family protein produces the protein MLEAKNRLGVIFFPAFDWAISPTHPEREERLLYTQDQLREEGLFDIAGITEHKPDVATREDVERVHFCLPDVSSVCTKSHLVSAGGAIKAARLVMEKRADKAFALIRPPGHHAMRVVHGNRGFCNINIEAVMLEHIREQYGRLRVAIVDTDCHHGDGTQDIYWHDRDTLFISLHQDGRTLYPGTGFPQELGGPNAMGRTINIPLPPGTSDRGFLHVIEHVVRPILDDFKPDLIINSAGQDNHFSDPITNMNFTARGYAMLNRMLDPDIAVLEGGYAIQGALPYVNLGICLAMAGLDFDDVREPGLDLAAIEQPRNVTDYIERLCDELPRLYFEPPARPKQGDVVGDTFVRTRDVYYDTDGISESQVETVTLCEHCSGAMKVETWSTVNPLSVGIHIPQDACDACHAAGLRMEDEAKTRGNYRYIQCIDRRGKRYTQHGF, from the coding sequence ATGCTCGAAGCGAAGAACAGGCTGGGTGTCATCTTCTTTCCGGCGTTCGACTGGGCCATAAGCCCCACGCACCCGGAGAGGGAGGAACGGCTTCTGTACACGCAAGACCAGTTGCGTGAGGAGGGGCTTTTCGACATCGCGGGCATCACCGAACACAAGCCCGATGTGGCCACCCGCGAAGATGTCGAGCGCGTGCACTTCTGCCTGCCCGACGTGTCGAGTGTGTGCACCAAGTCGCATCTTGTCTCCGCCGGGGGGGCCATCAAGGCGGCGCGTCTCGTCATGGAGAAGCGGGCGGACAAGGCCTTCGCCCTCATCCGTCCCCCGGGGCATCATGCCATGCGCGTGGTGCACGGCAACCGCGGCTTCTGCAACATCAACATCGAAGCCGTCATGCTGGAGCATATCCGCGAACAGTACGGCAGGCTTCGTGTCGCCATCGTAGACACCGACTGCCACCACGGCGACGGAACGCAGGACATCTACTGGCACGACCGCGACACGCTGTTCATCTCGCTGCATCAGGACGGGCGCACCCTGTACCCCGGCACGGGCTTCCCGCAGGAACTGGGCGGCCCCAACGCCATGGGGCGCACCATCAACATCCCCTTGCCCCCCGGTACGTCCGACAGGGGGTTCCTGCACGTCATCGAGCATGTGGTGCGGCCTATCCTCGACGATTTCAAGCCCGACCTCATCATCAACTCGGCGGGGCAGGACAACCATTTCAGCGACCCCATCACCAACATGAACTTCACGGCGCGCGGCTACGCCATGCTGAACAGGATGCTCGACCCCGACATCGCCGTGCTGGAGGGGGGCTACGCCATTCAGGGCGCGTTGCCGTATGTGAACCTCGGCATCTGCCTCGCCATGGCGGGACTCGACTTCGACGACGTGCGCGAACCGGGGCTGGACCTCGCCGCCATCGAACAGCCGCGGAACGTGACAGACTACATCGAACGGCTGTGCGACGAACTTCCGCGCCTGTACTTCGAACCCCCGGCGCGCCCCAAGCAGGGCGATGTGGTGGGTGATACCTTTGTCCGCACGCGCGACGTGTACTATGATACCGACGGCATCAGCGAGAGTCAGGTCGAGACGGTGACGCTGTGCGAGCATTGTTCCGGCGCGATGAAGGTCGAGACGTGGTCGACCGTAAACCCGCTGAGCGTTGGCATCCACATCCCGCAGGACGCCTGTGACGCCTGCCATGCCGCAGGGTTGCGGATGGAGGACGAGGCGAAGACGCGCGGCAACTACCGTTACATCCAGTGCATCGACAGGCGCGGCAAACGCTACACGCAGCACGGCTTCTGA